A region of Solanum dulcamara chromosome 7, daSolDulc1.2, whole genome shotgun sequence DNA encodes the following proteins:
- the LOC129896352 gene encoding proteinase inhibitor type-2 CEVI57-like, with amino-acid sequence MAVHKEVSFLAYLLVLGMLLLVDAKACTKECGNLGYGICPRSEGSSKNPICTNCCAGYKGCKYYSADGSFVCEGKSDPKHPNACPRNCDPQIAYSKCPRSKGKTMIYPTGCTTCCTGYKGCYYFDKDGKFACEGESDEPKACTLECNPRVAYMTCPSSGLAKLNSVCVNCCTAGEGCKLYDHDGSLLCTGELQTYISAA; translated from the exons ATGGCTGTTCACAAAGAAGTTAGTTTCCTTGCTTACCTACTTGTTCTTG GAATGTTGCTACTTGTTGATGCCAAGGCGTGTACCAAAGAATGTGGTAATCTTGGCTATGGGATATGCCCGCGTTCAGAAGGAAGTTCGAAAAATCCCATATGCACCAATTGTTGCGCAGGCTATAAAGGTTGTAAGTATTACAGTGCTGACGGATCTTTTGTTTGCGAAGGAAAATCTGACCCCAAACACCCAAATGCTTGCCCCCGAAATTGTGATCCACAAATTGCCTATTCAAAATGTCCTCGTTCAAAAGGAAAGACGATGATTTATCCCACGGGATGCACCACCTGTTGCACAGGATACAAGGGTTGCTACTATTTCGATAAAGACGGCAAATTTGCCTGTGAAGGAGAGAGTGATGAACCCAAGGCATGTACTCTGGAGTGTAACCCTAGAGTTGCATACATGACTTGTCCATCTTCTGGATTGGCCAAGCTTAATAGTGTTTGCGTTAATTGTTGCACCGCAGGAGAGGGCTGCAAACTCTATGATCATGATGGATCTTTACTTTGTACTGGAGAACTTCAAACCTATATATCCGCAGCATAA